The genome window AGACAacaagattagaaaaaaaaaatattaatgctCAATAGGCTAAGGAATGTGCGCGTTTACAGGCCAATAAAACACGGTTTTCATTACTCTGCTTTACCTCTGTAGTCGGTTCTGTCAGGATGACAAAAAAAAGCCAATTTGCAACGTGCGTGGTCCTCCTTTAAATAAGCCCCGCCCCGAAATCAGTCGATCAAATTCTGCATCGCGCTCCTGCGCCTCAGACCAATCACGTTTCTCTGGGGCGGGGTTATCGCGGTGGTCCGGGAAAACGTCAACCAATCAAAGTGCGATTTCTTTGAACCAACGGTTTACGAAAAGCATCACTCGCCTTGTGAGGCGGACATTATTCATGTTCACTGAGCCGCTGTTTAAGGTGACATGACAGCACATAGTGGAGCGGGGAAATGACATAACGGTCTAActgtcacacaaacacacccatgtAACCGCTATTCAGTGGGAACAGGGCTGTTAAAAATTCTGTCGATATGGTTATAGTAATTAAAGTAGGTTTGCATGACTCAGATTAAACAGCGTTATGCAAAGTTGATAAAGGTATAACAAACTTTCTGCTATGATAATTATTTAGAAACGGATGTAGCTGACGATAGGGAAAGCACATTAATGCCAATATTTATACCCGCGTTTAACTGAGAGCTGGAGATATCGTTTCTTTTTAAAGCCAATTAAATATGTGTGACATCAGCTGTGAGAGAGTCACGGGACTATTTGAACATGGACACACCCACCGCCCCACACCGGGTTTTCGCATGACTGCCTTCAGAGACAGAGTAGTAAAAGGGGGTTGCTCAGGTCCTCCTCCGGCACTCTGCGCTTTAACCTTTAGCTGATTAAGTCCATTCTGTAGCATcagactctctcacacacacttccttctcCCGTTACTCGGTGTGGGAGAGTTTGGTGTTTTCCAACGTGTAtgacaatgtcgtatgtaatttaagagacggtcccttaatttccgcgaatatcgaaTTTTCAATATCGAACGTACTTTATTCCAGTGTTTTAGAACGCTAACTGTAATTTACACGCCGGGTTCCTGAGCACGAGCCTGCACGCGGCTTCCGCAGTGATATTCCGAGCTGAGGACGAGTCCGTTATAACCGTTATAACCGTTATCTCTCCTCTaaagatttttacatttaaattcagTATTAGTTATAACTAATTTTAGCCAACATGAGAAGATCTTGTGCCATTTACGCCACCGGGATTGTGTGCGCTCATCTGCTCATAGTGGGAATCGCCCTGATGGTGGCTCAAGTCTTCCAAACAATGATTCAGGAGAGGATAAAAAAGGTaaagtggttttgtttttctcttcttttttaaagtatatgtatattttcttcTGGTGTCTTTCAAACGGTTTAAATTGAACGTTGAATCTAGCCGTTAACTCTTGTACCCTGGTCTGAATCCAGCACGTAGGGTTAGCTAACACAGAGCCGGGTGTAGCTCCTGTACAAACCCACAGTAGCTAACATACAAACAGCTAGCTTGGTGTAGTTATAAAGTTATACAGAAACAGTGAGGGGAATTTTATACAGTAGcgctttaatgtttaatgtgtttgtgtttagttcACCACTGGTATCCCTGcaatgtttctttttgtttgtcagAATTAATTCTGTTATACATGGTCCTGCTTGTaggaaagtctttttttttttttttaccacaaatGTTtctcgtgtttttgtttttattttattgtaatttcACACCATACCCTCTCACATGCTAATCAATTCAGCTCATTAACCGAGCGTGTGATGCTAATCCTAACCTCTCCTGGCCACCTGACGTGTGGGTATCGGATGCGGAGAAACACTGTGTGCATCTCGTTCCTTTTCTCCTCATCTATCTTAAACAACTCTTTCGTTTTCACAATATATGCggggttttctctctctctctctctctctctctctctctctctctttaaagcGTGGAGCAGCTGTTTCGTCCTCTATTCTAAAGAGATTGAGTGAGGCTGTAGCTGGCTTTAATGGTTGGGGGAGGTGTAGtgttctctcactcactcactcaatcggGGTGAGGGGTCTTATAGCTGGTAAAGCTAGGGTGGAAATCTCATTCAGGAGTGCTTGGAGAAAACTAACTCTCCCATATAGGTGGAATTTcaggtggagtgtgtgtgtgtgtgtgtgtgtgtgtgtgtgtgtgtgtgtgtgtgtgtgtgtgtgaaatttcacTCAGGAGTTAATTGTTAAGTCCACAACTGGGGGATATTGTGATATATCATTATCAAAGTATGCTTTTCTGTGAATATTGTGTGTATCATCATTATAGCAACCAACTCCAAACTAGTTGATTTAGACCTTACTTTCTTCCCTCTCAAATTTTCAAGTACCGTGTTAGGATATATTTGCAGTATCGCCCTTAGTTTGAAACCTTTTATTTGAACTGGTTTAGAGGACAACGTGAGCCACTTTTCAAGCCCTCAGGGCCTGTGTATTTCTTGAACTGGTTGTGGAATGAGCGAAGTTGTTTTGCTTGTACTTATTGTAGATGTAAACCATGACAGTGTCTTTTGTCTTCCCTAAACATGTAGCATAAGACGTTAGGAACATATTATTGTACATACATACTGGCTCATTTCTTGTCTACATTTGTAATATGTTTgtaaatgaacttttttttttttttactttttgacCTTCTTCCTAtaatgtatagtatagtgtatttATAATGTCGGTTAATAATTTCTAGCCAAATAATTTCCCAACAGTACCTAAACCAGTTTTTTTCTGTCATTACATGTTCTTTCTTGTTGTAATTTCAAGACTGTTCAGTGTGCTTGGCCTTTTAGGTAGAAacgggggaggggggaggacAACTGCAAAAACACGCAAAATAGTCACTATTAGTCACCGTGGAAGGTGAAGGTTCTACAGAccctttattttgtttaatgttcAGTACCACTTTGAAGGACATTTCTAGACCTTTATTTTCAAGGCTGGTGGCATGGCCAGTTGGTTTAAGGGTTATCGTAAACGCCTGGAAAATGTCAAAACACTGTTATTCTCTTCATGAAGCATGAAATGCATCTTTTTGGTGAGGACACGCAACCTTCCAaacctaaataaatatatttgaggTGCTCCATATTCATGACatgattaaaaattaaacacttgGGTGTGGTGTGATTAAATTCTGAGaatttgacatatttgttaCAAGCCAGTCAGcctaaataaaacatacatagGCATGTTGGAAGGTTAGCTCAGCATTTCAGTAAGCCTGAATCAAAGCAGGCCTATTGTAACGAGCTGTGTGGCCTTGCTGAACCGTGTCCTGTCATAGATGAAAGAGCATGTTTAATGGAAACTTTCTGAAGTACATCATACTTCGCTCACAGTGCAAGGAAAGCAACCAGTAAGTCCTTCTGAAAGgatcccttttttttattttttttatttttttgtatgtgtgtgtgtgtgtgtgtgtgtgtgtatatatatatatatatatatatatatatatatatatatatatatatatatgtgtatatgtatatatgtatatgtatatgtgtgtcttTTTAGATAAACAACAGTGAGATGTTTCACTGTATTTCTGAGCGGCCCTTATGAACCAACAACTTCAGTAGTTCTCTTGTATTCGATGCAGTAATAAGTGTATGATGATCGGCTGTAGTTTTCCTTATAGGCTTAAAATGGCGTTGAAATTATAATAGATTATTCATTCGAAAATATTTCCTTTCTTCTAGGTGAATAACATTTCCTTGGATCACACGTTTCTAATGCGAGTGCTTTTTGTGTAATTTAACAGatttcacatttacacaatcatGGCTTGATGGCCAGtggatggatatttttttcttcttctgttgcATAACCATGAAACAACAGAATTCTATGATTACGAAGgccaagattttttttattataatgaagCAGCTGtttaaagaagtaaaaaaaatagcattaaCTTCCCTGTTTTGGATTTCAGCTGATGGGATAGATAAAGGTTTCTAAGAACCAAGACAAAGCTGTCTGCTGACTAGACATTGTCTTTTTCCCATTTGGCTGACTGCTTTGTCTCTGTTCCTTTGGATTTCCTCAGCACAGCACGTGGATATCATTTGACATATTACCCCAAAACCCTACAGACCTAGTGAACTTTAAACAGCATTATTTATTAGGGCAGAACTCCACTAacctgaactgaactgaactgtgtAAACAGGCAGCTTCGTTTAAGTTTCGGGAGAGGTTAAGTCAATATTAGGAAGTACTGAGAATGTGACATGGTTAATGGCTTAAAGGTCTTAATTTTTGTGAAAGATGTTTAATGATCATCCTCATATTTTCTTTGAGAGGTGTTCAATCTTCTACAGAATTACTAATGTACATCTTGACTTTTCAGGAGATCACCCTGGGTGAAAACAGTCGAGTACTGGGTGGCTGGATAAACCCTCCACCCCCAGTTTACATGCAGTATTTCTTCTTCAATGTAACTAACCCTGAAGAGTTCTTGGCTGGCATGGCAAAGCCTCATGTCACACAAATGGGTCCTTATACATACAGGTAAGGAAAACACTTTGTATGCCAAGCTTGAAGTGCTcaggtttttttctgtttatttttgtctttctgGGAATCAAGTAATTTGTTAGGCAgttctgtttcttctttttttttttttttgaaaagtttgAAAAGCCCAGCACTCAGctcttgtctgtttattttttaagtcaTATCTAATTGTTCCTGATGCCATGTAGATGGACCACAATGAAACGGCAAACAGGATCCGGAAATGACTTGGAGAAAAGAGGAAGTCAAGGGTGGAGATGATAAATAGAGGGAAACATTTACTATGACAGACATCATAGAACTTGAATGATTAGGTGTCAGCAAAAGAGTGATTTGGCACAGAATGCCTTTTGGCCAACAAGTTGTTCGTTGATTACATGCTGCAGTGTACTATTTACTGTCGGAATTTTAAACAGTTGACCCAATGTCTCTCCTCGTGTAATCAGGGAATACAGGCCCAGAGAGAACGTGACATTCTTGGAAAATGGCACCAAGGTCTTTGCCACGAATCCCAAGAGTTTCGTGTTTCTTCCGGAAATGTCTGTCGGAGACCCTGAGGTGGACCTCTTGACCACTCCCAACATCCCATTCATAGTAagtttggatttatttttttttgtggaactgGCCATTACACATTATCACTTAATTGATCAAACCATATGttttggtgagtgtgtgtgagatatatattatgttatgttatgttatgttatgttatgttatgttatattatattatattgccTGATGACAACTGTACTGAACACGAGTTCACCCTTATCTCTAACTCCCATATTTCTCTACAGGCCGTcatgaatgaaatgaattcCTATTCTTTTTTCATCCGCTCGTTTGTCTCTATATACATAAAATCTCTGGGTGTTGAAATGTTCATGACGCGCACCGTGCACGAGTTTCTGTGGGGTTTCAAGGATCCACTGATGACTAAACTTCATACCTTGAAGCCTGAGGTGGATGAATACTTTGGCCTCATGTACAAGGTGAGAATTTTAAAAGATTTTGCTTTAGAATGAAAACATCTCAGAAACAATAGCAATCAAAATAAAGATTACAGGAAATCCTTCTTAGTCAAGAAATTTGGGATTACAACATTGACAAAACCGCCGTACAGGCCTGTCAGGGCAGGTCCTTGTCTTAGCTGTAGCACCCGCCGTAACAGcaacataaatacacacaaatacgtCACCCTGTGTAATATTTGTCGGTGTTGCCTATACAGAGAAAAAGTGTTCTTAGAAATTGATGACCTGGCTAATCTTGATTGGGTATGGCTTTAGTAGACTCTCCTATCATTAAATGCAACATGTAATTAaatgccagagccatatctccctgtatcttgcctggtttcccactgaagctaagcaagTTTGAGTCTGGCTAGTACATAGATGGAGAccttctggggaaaactaaggttgctgctggaagtggtatttgtgaggccagcagggggtgctcaccctgtgtaTTGTATGGGTcataatgccccagtatagtgacggggatgTAGTGACACTATACTGTAGAAACAGCATATAAATCCCACGACCCTTCTTGTAAaaagtaggggtataaccctggtgtcctggtgaaattctccCATTGGTCCTTCTCCATCATGGCCCCCCCCAGTAATCCCCATCtttgaattggctacatcactctattgtctccactaatagctggtgggCATTCTGGCACTCTGTGGCTCCGTGGCATCCCCCCCACACTATGTAAAGTgatttgagtgtctagaaaagcgctatataaatgtaactgtaactaattagacaaaaatgaatgaaaaccacagccccccccccaaaacccCAGGTTGCCATATCTAGGTCTCTGGTGTTTTGCTGCCGTCtgataattaataattttttttttttcttggatcATTTTTAATTAGAAAAATGGAACCCATGAAGGTGAATTTGTCTTCCATACTGGAGAGAAGAACTACATGGACTACGGCAAGATCGACACCTGGAATGGAATAAGGTACCCAGTGCTTTGTGTGACGTTCCCCTTGGTCTAGTTGGCTTGTGTGAATATTTGTTTACCCAGAGAAATGGCCTTGTCTCAACTTTTGCTTGCTGAACTTTAGATGCTTGCATTGCGTATGtgccaagcaaaaaaaaaaaaaaacacggacTGCTCACATTCCCATGCTTCACTTTAGTGTCATATCTAATattctttaagaaaaaaagatttccttttttttaactgatcaataaaaatgaatgattatGCATATATTGAACATGAACACCGCTTTCTCAGCCCAGTTAGTGTACTTTCTTTAtacttaaaataaatgcatggaTTCTTTCTCATCCCGTTTTTGCAGAAAGATGACCTGGTGGTCATCGGAGCAGAGCAACATGATTAATGGCACAGATGGCAGCGTGTTCCACACCTTCCTGTCCAGAGACGAGCTGCTCTACATCTTTGCTGCGGATCTCTGCAGGTACACTACACGTCGAGACCTCTGCTAAGAACTGTCCTAGTCGTCGTCAATTTaaatgtctcacacacacacccagttcCCTTCACTACTTATAGTTGTGTTCAAATGATTACACGACATTTAAGCGTCCTCAATACATTGTTTTTCCCGTATGCAGGTCGATCCATCTGGGATATGTGCATGATACCGAGGTGAAGGGGATTCCAGCATTCCGCTTCGCTCCTCCCCCTGATGTCCTAGCTGCTCCGAATGAGAATCCCTCCAACGCTGGCTTCTGCGTGCCTGCTAATCAATGCCTGAGTAAAGGAGTGCTTAAAGTCAGCGTGTGTCGTGAAGGTAAGGGCCAAGGACATGGTTGAAGTACATCCAATCAGTCACGCCATACTGTCCTGTCGTGTTCAATGACTTGCTGTTTAAGTACTGTGAAATTTTAGATTATCACAAAAACTTGttgcaggattaaaaaaaaaaaaaaaaaaaaaaccccaaagcaatACATTCACCACTCAGAacattgtacatttaaaaaaaaaaaacaaaaacaaaaaaaaaccttgcctGAGTGTGCTTTAGTGTACAAACATGCAATTGCCGTATAATTTGATCCTATGCATACCCTTTAAGACAAATGTCTTTGGAAGTTTGTGCTGAACATCCTAAAACACAGCAGTAAATCATTACTTTTGAAGAAATGCACCAACTGGCTCAATAAGTCACATGAAGGTTAACGCATTCAACTGCAGAAGCTATGGAAGGGGTAGTTttgccgcctcacagctccagggaaACCGGTTCAATCCTGTTCTGTTCTAGGCTTGTGGCCGGTAATGGTTAACTGAGACACTGTGTGCTACTATAGTACACATGTCTATTGCAAAAGCAGATTCATCCTATGATGGttagtattaaaaataaaataaaataaataaatacaactatGAATTGTGAGCGCTGACACGAGTGTGAGAGCAGTTCAGTTGTGTGAGCACTGAGATACGTGCATTTCCTTTCCCATAACTCACCATGGTCTACACTTCACTTACAAGTCAAGTTAATTAAAGTAAAATAGCCATGGCctattaaagttaaaaaaaaaataataatttgtaatgtttaaaaaaaaatttttttagtgTTCTGACattttgtgtttaaataaaaagtaaagtgTGCGTGTGCGTAAACACTTtgtggaaataaaaaagaaacatggcCTGTTGAAGTCCATGTCAGAAAGGACTTAGAGATGTTTACATGTGCTTTTTGTTCTCTGACCAGCATTAGTAGCCTCTCAACTCCACTTCATCtctgctctgtctgtgtgtatttgctCTCTCCTGCACTGTGACAGAAATCAGAGTTCAGTACACAAACGTTTAATAAGTAACTCCAATTCAGAACCAAGCACTCCAGACTTGACATTTAATAGCAGCTTGATTGGGACATAGGCATGCTGTTCTCTTTATTGCTTCCTCAATAAGTCGTCATGCTGATagcagtggggtttttttcttttctttttttcttttttctttttttttttttgcctctgatggtcatgtgacagctctAATGATGACTCATccatgtaattttttatttttttatttttttatttttttatttttttttcatataaaaacaCTTCACATGTCTTGATTAGTTTGAAATAATGCTTCAAGTGAAACTTTAGTTTGAGAAGTAAAATATTTGCAGAACCTGTTGCACCGTTGGATTTTACACTAGCTGGGGGTATATTTAGGCAACGGTCAAAGTCGCagaaagcaaataaaatgtGGAATTTTCTTTCTTGCCTGTGGAAGTTTGACAGGTCACTGTCCTGTTATAACCGGTTGCCAGCAGATTTGGTGTATCTTGGGGTGAAAGTTCATTAAATTTGCAGATTGATTATTTTCACCTTTCCTATAAAATGGCTGAACATTTTTTGGAGACTGATTCCTTATGATTTTACATGTtttctaccccccccccccccccccccccaaatttaTAGGAGCACCTATAGTTGTTTCATTCCCACATTTCTACCAAGCTGATGAGAAGTACATTAAGGCCATTGATGGGATGAGCCCAAACAAGGAAGAGCACGAAACGTACCTTGACCTTAACCCGGTAAGCTGGGTTATGATATTAGCAAGCTCTTGATAATGTTGTTGGGAATAATTAGCTGATCTATTTATTCACCATTCAGCTGTTTACACTGAACATATTTTTTGTAACTTAATATAGCCTATGACCTCTTCTGACTAAAAACAGGAATGGGTTTGTGGGGGAGACTGAGACCATTTAGGCTGATGGTTTGATGGTCCCCACATGTCTGTgtaaaaatggttttaattggGTGTTTGAAGCTAACCTTCTTTTGAAAGTTTTGCATGAATCTGTGACGTTTAGTCCAAAAATGTTATATTACTATTGgatgtacacttttttttataaatggttTACTGTAATACTTTTGTTCCAGACGACTGGGGTCCCTATTCGTGCCTGTAAGAGAGCCCAGCTCAATGTTTTAATGAAGAGGGTACCTGGCTTCCCGTAAGTACCAACTGCCCATGTCTCAGAATTGTTGTCTATGTCATAACATTCCATTGCGAAACCTTGgttatgtaaaaatgtttccCATTTTGCAGTCAGACACGTCTCCTGAACGAAACCATCTTCCCAATTATGTACGTCAATGAGGTATGAGCcttggcccttttttttttttttaaatattatttatttattttattttttttgccttatcTATGGCACTGTTTTGGTCACAGGTTACAGACAGTTTTCCTTGTATAAATATTCAGTCCTTGCCTTTTTCCAGACGGCAACCATCGATGATGCCTCTGCCTCCCAAATGAAAACTCTGCTGCTGATCATAACAATAGTGTCTAACTTCCCTGTCATCATTGTGGGCATGGGTGCCATTTTACTGCTCATCTTCATTTTCTTGGTGTGCAGGAACCGTCAAAGAAAGGTACgatgcctttttattttttatttttatttttttcctctagtTTTATACAAGTGCCTGTTTACAAACTTACCCAAAACATGTTTAGCAGTTATATTCAAGTTATAAGAATTACAATATTTTCAGGACAAGTACGAGAAACCTTTTCCTAAATTTGTCTGCTTTAAGGAAACACAGTATCACTTTATCGAATAAGTCTGATTTCATGTGCGAGTTGTTGATGTTTTAGACAATGTCTCTAAAATTGCATGTGAGACACTTAACTTACATACATATAACAATctagtttattttcttttaattaattaattaatttcacaTTAATTGTTCTATTACTGTTGCCTTTTCTACAGTCCAGATATTAATTTGATATGAATGAGCACATCTTCATGAAGGGGGCATTCTCTAGCAATGTGTACTGGTTAAAATGCTTTATTAATGGCTGTGCGTTCGATCGACGCTGCTGTGGTCGTGCATCCATGGGATTTTAAATGTTCGCATCAAACTGAGAGCAACTGCTGGAAtctaacaaataaacaatgatCAAAATTAGTATTTGAGAATAGCTATGTTTTGAGTTACGTACAGTAGCATCTTTCTAATTGCTAATACTTATGCAATTAGAAAGATGCAATTGCAATTATGCTAATGTTTGTCTAAAGCTTTTACAGTCAGCAAATCATGTAACCGGGGaagtgggggaaaaacaacTTCAGCAAACAGTTGCGTCTCATTTGGTCACCTTTTCATACAAATCTAAAACCTGTTTGTACTATGTTTTGCATGAGGCTGGCAGTGTGCGTGTGATCGGGACTCGTGAAGGTTGAGCTATAGATAAGAATAGATAAGCAGCACGTGTTTTGTGTTGTAAATGGTGTAGCACATCAGTCTAATTATTGTCCGTGACAAACTACCGTGTGGGTCTGGTAATTTATagatgggggttttttttttattttatttactaagGCATTTTAACTGATAGCAGTAGCTCACTTTGTTTGGTTTCCAAGGCTGTAAACAGACACTGTTATGAAGCCACAGGAAATGTAACTAAAGCAAAAAGGTTCTCTTTAAGGAAGTCCCTGTTTCTCAGTAGGCAGTAAGGTGTGTCACATTCAttcaaagaaatacaaaacCTCTCTAACACACTCGGCAGCACCCAGTAGGCGTC of Ictalurus punctatus breed USDA103 chromosome 22, Coco_2.0, whole genome shotgun sequence contains these proteins:
- the scarb2a gene encoding lysosome membrane protein 2a isoform X1 — encoded protein: MRRSCAIYATGIVCAHLLIVGIALMVAQVFQTMIQERIKKEITLGENSRVLGGWINPPPPVYMQYFFFNVTNPEEFLAGMAKPHVTQMGPYTYREYRPRENVTFLENGTKVFATNPKSFVFLPEMSVGDPEVDLLTTPNIPFIAVMNEMNSYSFFIRSFVSIYIKSLGVEMFMTRTVHEFLWGFKDPLMTKLHTLKPEVDEYFGLMYKKNGTHEGEFVFHTGEKNYMDYGKIDTWNGIRKMTWWSSEQSNMINGTDGSVFHTFLSRDELLYIFAADLCRSIHLGYVHDTEVKGIPAFRFAPPPDVLAAPNENPSNAGFCVPANQCLSKGVLKVSVCREGAPIVVSFPHFYQADEKYIKAIDGMSPNKEEHETYLDLNPTTGVPIRACKRAQLNVLMKRVPGFPQTRLLNETIFPIMYVNETATIDDASASQMKTLLLIITIVSNFPVIIVGMGAILLLIFIFLVCRNRQRKNEVKRIDFTEAFHSFATSKDDTAYTPVSNKSDESPESHSNQPLKNGSYIAMSPVEAQKC
- the scarb2a gene encoding lysosome membrane protein 2a isoform X2 — protein: MRRSCAIYATGIVCAHLLIVGIALMVAQVFQTMIQERIKKEITLGENSRVLGGWINPPPPVYMQYFFFNVTNPEEFLAGMAKPHVTQMGPYTYREYRPRENVTFLENGTKVFATNPKSFVFLPEMSVGDPEVDLLTTPNIPFIAVMNEMNSYSFFIRSFVSIYIKSLGVEMFMTRTVHEFLWGFKDPLMTKLHTLKPEVDEYFGLMYKKNGTHEGEFVFHTGEKNYMDYGKIDTWNGIRKMTWWSSEQSNMINGTDGSVFHTFLSRDELLYIFAADLCRSIHLGYVHDTEVKGIPAFRFAPPPDVLAAPNENPSNAGFCVPANQCLSKGVLKVSVCREGAPIVVSFPHFYQADEKYIKAIDGMSPNKEEHETYLDLNPTTGVPIRACKRAQLNVLMKRVPGFPQTRLLNETIFPIMYVNETATIDDASASQMKTLLLIITIVSNFPVIIVGMGAILLLIFIFLVCRNRQRKTSKDDTAYTPVSNKSDESPESHSNQPLKNGSYIAMSPVEAQKC